From Bacteroidota bacterium, one genomic window encodes:
- a CDS encoding SDR family oxidoreductase, whose translation MSTALITGASGGIGLEIAKLHASRKGNLVLVARSQDKLLAIKNDLEQQFSIQVEVIIKDLTMENAAQEIYDYLKSKNIVIDYLINNAGFGEFGLFTSTPWEKEKSMMDLNMIALTHLTKLFALEMQTRRSGKILNIASNAAFQPGPSMAIYYATKAYVYYFSSALYNELKPFHVSVTSSHPGPVETGFMEASNLHTGNTRLLKYYPILSAEFVAKESYNAMLKGKRIVIPGFLNKVNAFFSKILPWSIVIPVTRWLQGSSKP comes from the coding sequence ATGTCAACAGCATTAATTACCGGAGCATCCGGCGGTATCGGCTTGGAAATAGCAAAGCTGCATGCATCTAGAAAAGGCAATCTTGTTTTGGTGGCTCGTAGTCAGGATAAGTTGCTTGCAATTAAAAATGATTTGGAGCAACAATTTTCAATTCAAGTTGAAGTAATTATAAAAGATTTAACTATGGAAAATGCAGCGCAGGAAATTTATGACTATTTAAAAAGTAAAAATATTGTAATTGATTATCTGATAAATAATGCGGGATTTGGAGAGTTTGGTTTATTTACTTCTACACCATGGGAAAAAGAGAAGAGCATGATGGATTTAAATATGATTGCGCTTACACATCTCACAAAATTATTTGCACTTGAAATGCAAACCAGAAGAAGCGGAAAGATTTTAAACATTGCATCCAATGCTGCTTTTCAACCGGGGCCTTCAATGGCTATTTATTATGCAACAAAAGCGTATGTATATTATTTCTCTTCTGCATTATATAATGAGTTGAAACCATTTCATGTTTCTGTTACTTCATCACATCCCGGACCTGTTGAAACCGGATTTATGGAAGCCAGCAATTTACATACAGGCAATACACGCTTATTAAAATATTATCCAATATTAAGTGCAGAATTTGTTGCGAAAGAAAGTTATAACGCAATGCTAAAAGGAAAGCGCATTGTTATTCCCGGATTCTTAAATAAAGTGAATGCATTTTTTTCTAAAATATTACCGTGGTCAATTGTGATACCGGTTACTCGATGGTTGCAAGGAAGCTCAAAGCCATAG